The following is a genomic window from Gemmatimonadota bacterium.
CGCAGCGCCAGGGCAAACGACACCCCGAGGTTGCACGCGGCGATCAGCAGGATCGCGAGCCCGCCCCACGCCACGTCGGCCCAGTGGAAGGCCGCCGTCCCGTAGAGCGACACCGCCGCGAGCGTCAGCGACGCCGCCTGCAGCGTCACGTGCCGCACCTCGAGCGGGATCCCCATGAACCGCGCGAACAGCACCGGCACGAAGCCCAGCAGCAGCCCCAGCGCCAGGTAGCCGACGATGCCGCTCAGGTGCTGCGCCGCCAGCCGCCCGAGCCGCGCCGCGCCGCCGGGGCCGAGGGCGGCCCGGAGCCCATGGTGCGCCGCCAGCGCCTCGGGGAGGCCGCGGTACGCGCTCCAGTTCGCGGCCCACCCCGCCGCGAGGCTCGCCAGCCACAGGAACCCGCCGGTGAGGATCGCGAAGGGAATGGTGAAGGACAGGAACGGGTGCACGCCGTGCACCGAGTGCAGGGCGGTCTCCTCCGCGAGGACCGGCCCGCCGGTGAGCCAGCCGATCACGATCGCCACCAGCGCGGAGGCGGGGATGGTGGCAAAGACATTCCCGATCGTCGCCGCCACCTGCGAGCGGGTGATGCCCGCCACCAGGTCCACCTGGCGCTCCACGTCCTCCCGCGTGCCCAGCGCCGCCGCGAGCGCCGCGCCCGTCATCGCCGGCTGCTTCGAGGCCAGCGTGAAGTACGCGAACTGCATCACGATGAAGCTGGCGCTGTAGTTGAGCGCCGCCGCCAGCCCCTGCACCAGGGGCGCCAGCGGGGCCGCGGCCACCACGTACTTGAGCATCGCGGTGAGCGCGGTGATCGCCCCGCCGCCGGCCGCCGAACGCCCGGTGGCGTCCCACTCGGCCACGTCCCGCGCCACGTAGTGCTCGCCGGTCTCGGCGGTGTGCTCGGTGACCTTGAGCGCCAGCCGCTTGAGCGTCTGGTGCGCCAGGGAGCGCACCCCGCGCTGCCGGAAGCTGCCGCGCGCCAGCTCGTGGGCCAGCAGCCGGCCCTCCGCGTGGCCGGTGAGCACCAGCGTGAGCTCCTCCAGCCGGGCCAGCAGCGCCTCGAGCAGCTCCAGCCGGAACAGCACGTCGGTCGACACGCCCCGGACCTCGAGCGTCCGGTGGGCCGCGGCCAGGGCGGCCCCGCACGCGGCGCGCGTCTCCTCGAGGGCGGCGGCCGCCGCGGTCCCGGGCGCGGCCACCAGCGCATCGACCTGCGTCGGCAGCCGGAGGAAGGGGGACGCGCCATCCGCGGCGTCCGCATCCAGGCTCAGCAGCTCGCGGGTGAGCCCCAGCGCCGCCGCGCGATAGGCCAGCAGCCGCGCCGCATCACCGATCGCGGCATCCGGGATGGCCACCAGCGCGGCCCACGGCGCCACCAGGTCCGGCGGCAGCGACTCGAGCCACGCCGCGTCCTCCTCCCCGAGCCCCAGCCGGCTCAGCAGCACGAAGAGGTCGTCCGCGGGCTCCAGGCGCGGCACCAGGCGGTCCACCAGCCGCTCGAAGGTCTCCTTGATCAGCGTGCCATGCACCGGCAGCCCGGTCTCCGCCAGCAGCCGCACCGCGGAGCGATGGGACCACACCTCGCGCAGCTTGGCGCGCACCCGCTCCGCCCGCGGGTGTCCGTCGAGGGTCTCGGCAAGCAGTTGCAGTCGGCGGGTGCGCGGGACCTCGTTCCCCGTCGGCCGGGGCGAGGCCTCGAGCAGCCAGCGCAGCAGCGCCTCGAGGGTGGTGGTGCCCGGGTCGGCCAGGAAGGCGTCGAGCAGCCGGAGGGCGGCCTGGTTGGGCGGAAGGGGCGGCATGCCGGGCAACTTAGCCGCCCCGGGCGCGCCGGGAAGCTGCTACGGGTACTGCCCCTTGAGGGCGGGCGCCGCCGTGAGCCGCGCGGTGAACACCGCGGCCAGCGGCGCGTTGTCCTGCACCCGCATGTTGGTGTCGTGCGCGGGATCGTCGTCGTTGGGCCAGCCCTCGTTCCACCACGAGAACCCGATCACTGCCGGCCACCGCCCGCCGAGCAGGTCGGCCAGGGCGCTGTCGGCCCAGGCGGCCTGGCTGCCGAGCGGGTTGTCCCGGGTCACGCCGAACTCCGCCACGATCACCGGCTTGGCCGGCGCCAGCGCCACCAGGCGCGCGTAGGTCGCGTCCATGCCGTCGCGGAAGCGCGGCCACTCGCCGTCCTGCGGGGTCTGCGCGCCGTAGACGCTGACTGCGAGCCAGGTGACGTACGCATCGCCGGGGTAGTACGCCTCGAACCGGTTCCACGCCGCGGCGGGATAGTCGCCATCGTTCACGTGGAACACCCACCCCACGTTGCGGGCCCCCTCCTCCCGCGCCAGGTCGATGATGTGCCGATACGCGTCGCGGAACCGCTCCGGGCCATCCGGCGCCGTGGGGTCGCCGTAGCCGGTGAGGGTGCCGCCGCCGAACCACTTCCCGTTCCAGCCGAACCACTCGCCGTTCATCTCGGTGCCGTACTCGGCCAGGATGGGCGTGCCAGCCGTGCGCGCCGCGCGGGCCCAGCGGCGGAGGTCCGCGTCGAAGTCGCCCGCGATGATCCGGTCGGGGGTGAACAGCGGCTCGGCCAGGTCCTGCTCCGTGCTGCTCCGCAGCATCAGGCGGATGTACGGGACCTTGCCCTGACCCGCGATCCACGCCACCTCCGCCCCGGGAAAGGCGCGACCCTCGCCCCACTCGTGCGAGAAGTACACCCACGCCGCCGGCAGGCCCGCCGCCCCTTCGTACTCGGCCAGGCGCGCGGGGGTGATGGTGTTCTCCAGCCCGCTGGTGTCGCCGGGAAAGACGCCGTGGTAGCGGGCGCCGGCGGCGGGCGCGGGGAAGGAGTCGGCGGGTGGGAGGGGCGGCGTCTCACGGGTCGAGTCACAGGCGACCACGCAGGCGCACAGCAGCAGGAGGTGTCGCATGCGCCCCAATGTGGCACCGGTGGCGGGGGGCGCCGGGTGACGCCCCTCACCCCGGGCCCGGGCGGGGCTCAGCGCCCGCCCGCCGGCAGGTACTTCACCAGGTACTCCGTCAGGCGGCTGAACAGGTGCAGCGTCGTCCCCTCGCCCTCGAAGATGCCGTGAGTGCGGTTGGGGTAGGAGAGCAGCTTGAACTGCTTGTTGGCCGCCACCAGCGCGTTGATCAGCCGTTCGGTGCCCTGGTAGTGCACGTTGTCGTCGCCGGTCCCGTGCACCACCAGCAGGTTGCCGCGCAGCCGGTCGGCGAAGGTCACCGGCGAGGACAGGCGGTAGTCCTCCGCGTTGGGGCCCGGCAGCCCCATGTACCGCTCCTGGTAGATCGTGTCGTAGAGGTGGACGTCGGGCACGGGCGCCACCGACATGCCGGTGCGGTACACCTCCGGGAAGCGGAACAGCAGGTTGAGCGTCATCGACCCGCCGCCGCTCCAGCCCCAGACCCCGAGCCGGGTGCTGTCCACCCACGGCCAGCGCCCGATGGCGCGCGCCGCCCCCGCCTGGTCCTCCGAGGCGTAGACCCCGATCTTCCGGTAGATCGCCTTGCGCCAGTCGCGCCCGCGCAGCGACGGGGTGCCGCGGTTGTCCATCGTGATCACCGCGTAGCCCATCTGGGTGAGCATGAGGTGCCAGGGGTCCATCGCGTTCCAGCGGTCCACCGCCGTCTGCGCCGCCGGCTCGCCGTAGACCATGAAGAGCACCGGGTACTGCTTCGTCGAGTCGAAGTCCGCCGGGTACATCACCAGCGCGTCGAGCCACACGCCATTGCCGGCGTCCACCCGGGTAAAGCGGGCCGGGCCCCGGCGCAGCAGCCCCATCCGGTGCCGCAGCTCGGCGTTGTCGGCCAGGGTGCGGATCAGCGCGTGGCCGGGGAGCCGCACCAGCTCGGTGCGGGGCGGCGTGTCGATGTTGGAGAAGGTGTGGATGGCGTACTTCGCGCCCGGCGCCAGGTTGTAGCCGTGGGTGCCGAACTGGCCCATCGGCGAGAGCCGCTCCTGGGTGCCGCGGCCGTCGAGGGGGGAGCGGTAGAGGTAGCGCTGGGTCGGGTTCTCCGGGCTCGCGGTGTAGTAGATCCACCCGCCCTTGACGTCCACCTGCACCACGTCGGCGATGTCGAACGCCCCGGGCGTGAGCAGCGTCTGCCGGGTGCCATCACGGCTGATGGTCCAGGCGTGCCGCCAGCCATCCCGCTCGCTGATCCACACGAAGCGCGCCCCGCCGTCCAGCCAGTCCCAGTCATCCACCACGTCCACCCAGGCGCTGTCCCGGTCCGTGAACACCGGCCGGCTCCGCCCCGTCTTCCGGTCGGCCAGGAAGACCGTGAGCGTGTTCTGCAGCCGGTTGAGGTGCTGGAAGGCGATCTCGTCCGAGGTCCCCGCCCACTCCATCCGCGCCACGTAGATGTCGCGCGGGCTGCCCGGCACCTGGATCCAGCGGGTGGGACCGCCCGCGGCCGGCACCACGCCGATGCGCACCGCGGAGTTGGTGCTGCCCGCCTTGGGGTACTGCACCGGCACGGTGAAGGAGTAGAGGCTGTCGGTGGTGTTGAGCAGCAGGAAGTCGCGCACCCCGGACGCGTCGAGCTGCCAGTAGGCGATCGCCTGCCCGTCGGGACTCCAGCGGAAGCCGTCGCGGGCGCTGAACTCCTCCTCGTACACCCAGTCGAAGGTGCCGTTGATGAGCGTCCGTGAGCCATCCCGGGTGAGGGGGATGATCCGGCCGTCGCTCACCCGCTCCACGTACAGGTTGTTCTCCCGCACGTACGCCACCCGGTCGCCCTGCGGGGCGAACTTGGCGAACATCAGCGTCTGCGGCTTCGCCGCCTCGCCGCCCAGCTTCCGGAGCTGGCCGCTGTCGAGGTCGAGCACCCAGTAGTCGCCGCGGGTGTTGAGCCGCCAGACCCGCGCCGTATTGGTGAACAGCAGCACCTTCCGGCCGTCGTCCGAGAACCGGTAGCTCGCCGCCCGGAGCGGCACCGAATCGCCCGCGGGCACCAGCTGCTCGCTGCGCACCAGCACCGTCTTCTCGCCGGTCTCCGGGTTCACCCGCACCAGGTCCGGCCCCTTGGTGCCCGGGCGGCGGTCCGACGAGAAGTAGGCCTCGCCGTCGGGGGTCCACCGGGTGGGCGGCGCAAACTGGCCGGAGAAGAACGGCGACTCGAACACCCGTTCCAGGGTGATGGTCGAGGAGTCCGGCGCCTGGGCCGCCAGCGGCAGCGGGGCGAGGACCAGGAGGACGGGCAGCAGCCGGCGCAGCATGGGCATGGAGAGATCGGGAAGCGGGGGACAGGACCGGGCCGTGGGCCCTCAACGAAACCGCCCGACCGGACGCCTGTCCAGTCGGGCGGGTTTCGCGGGGCGGGCGGCGCTCAGGCCATGGCCAGCCGGAGCGGCGGGGGCGGACCGTCCCCGGCGGCGGGTGGCCGGCGCCGGGCGCCCGCCACCAGCCGGAGCACCAGCACCTCGCCCAGGGCGGGCCAGACCACCCCGGTGCCTGCCCCGAAGCGGCGCCATTCCGCGCGTTCCCCCACGCTGGCGTCGGCCAATGGAGCGGACCAGGCCGTCGGCACCCGCAGCCGCCGGCCGTCGCGCAACTCGAGGACGATCCACTCCGGGCCCACCAGCACCGCCCGGAGCCGCGGCCTGCGCCGTGCCCCGTCCTGCCACACCGGACCCACCGAGACCATGAGCATCGGGTGTACGCTACCACCGCCCCGTCAACCACCCGTCAACTCCGGTGCCGGCATGCGGTTAGGCAGGCGGACCCCGGTCCCGGAAGGCAGCACGGGGTGGGCCGCATGGCCCACCCCGTCCGCCCGCCCTCCGGCCCAGGAGCGGCCTAGTAGCGGTAGTGCTCCGGCTTGTACGGTCCCTCGGGCGGCACGCCGATGTACTCGGCCTGGTCCTTCGTCAGCTCGGTCAGCTTCACGCCGAGCTTGCCCAGGTGCAGCCGCGCCACCTTCTCGTCCAGCTTCTTGGGCAGGGTATAGACCTTCTTCTCGCCGTACTTGGTGCCAGAGACCGTCGGCTTGCCCTGCGCCGAGAGGTGCAGGTCGATCTGCGCCACCACCTGGTTGGTGAAGGAGCAGCTCATCACGAAGCTGGGGTGGCCGGTGGCGCAGCCCAGGTTCAGCAGGCGCCCCTCGGCCAGGGATCAGCACGCTGTGGCCGTCGGGGAAGACGTACTCGTCGTACTGCGGCTTGATGTTGATCCGCTCCACGCCTTTCACCTTCTTGAGGCCGGCCATGTCGATCTCATTGTCGAAGTGGCCGATGTTCCCGACGATCGCCTTGTCCTTCATCCGCGCCATGTGGGCCGCGGTGATGATCTCCTTGTTGCCCGTCGCGGTCACGAAGATGTCCGCGGTCTCCACCACCGCGTCCAGCGTGGTCACCTGGTAGCCCTCCATGGCGGCCTGCAGCGCGCAGATCGGGTCGATCTCGGTGATCACCACCCGCGCGCCCTGCCCCTTGAGCGCCTGGGCGCAGCCCTTGCCCACGTCGCCGTAGCCGCAGACCACCGCCACCTTGCCCGCCAGCATCACGTCGCTGGCCCGCAGGATGCCGTCGGTCAGCGAGTGCCGGCAACCGTACAGGTTGTCGAACTTGGACTTGGTCACCGAGTCGTTGACGTTGATCGCCGGGAACAGCAGCGTCCCCGCCTTCATCATCTCGTACAGCCGGTGCACGCCGGTGGTGGTCTCCTCGGAGACGCCCCGGAGCCCCGCCGCCACCGTGCTCCAGCGCTTCGGGGTGGCCTTGATGGTGCTCCGCAGCAGGTCGAGGATCACACCCCACTCCTCCGGCTCGCTCGCGGCGTTGAACGCCGGCACCTTCCCGGCCTTCTCGTACTCGGCCCCCCGGTGCACCAGCAGCGTGGCGTCCCCGCCGTCATCCAGCAGCAGGGTGGGCCCGCCGCCATCCGGCCACAGCAGCGCCTGGTCGGTGCACCACCAGTACTCGGGCAGGGTCTCCCCCTTCCACGCGTACACCGGGATGCCCTGCGGATCGGCCACCGTGCCCTGCTTCCCCACCACCACGGCCGCGGCGGCGTGGTCCTGGGTGGAGAAGATGTTGCAGCTCACCCAGCGTACGTCCGCGCCGAGCTCCGCGAGGGTCTCGATCAGCACCGCCGTCTGCACCGTCATGTGCAGGCTGCCCATGATCCGTGCCCCGGCCAGCGGCTGGGACCCGGCGTATTCCTTCCGCAGCGCCATCAGGCCCGGCATTTCGTACTCCGCCAGCCGGATCTCGTTGCGCCCGAACTCGGCCAGCGAGAGGTCCTTCACCTTGAACGGCTCCCGGCCCGCCTCGCGGGCGGCCTGGAAGGGATGCAGCTGCGCGACACTCGTGGCCATGCTCGGTTCCTTTCGTTGCCTGCCTGATGGTGGGACGCGGTCCCGCCGCGCCCCTACGCCTTGCTGCCGACCGCCGTGAAGACCATCGGACCCCGCGCGCCCGGATCGAGCGGCACGGGGCGATAACACCGGAGGGTGAGACCCGCCTGCGCCAGCCACTCCGCCAGCTGCCCCTCGCCCACCCCCTGCCACAGGTGGCCTAGCGTCTGCCGGTACTCCGCCCGCTCATGGGGCATCAGGTCCGTGAGCAGCAGCCGCCCGCCGCTCCGGAGCGCCCGCGCCGCCTCGCGCAGCGCCAGCGCCGGCTCGGCCAGGTAGGGCAGGACCATCACCATGCACGCCACGTCCGCGGTGCCGTCCGCGATGGGGAGCGTCTCGAGGTCGCCCCGGCGGATCTCCACGTTGGGCAGCTCGCCCAGCCGGGCCCGGGCCGCGCGCAGCATCGCCGCCGAGCCATCCACCGCGATCACCTGCCGGACGAAGGGCGCCACCGCCTGGGTCAGGTGCCCGGTGCCGCAGCCCAGGTCGGCCACCACGGAGGCCGGGTCGAGCAGGCCGAGCAGCGGCAGCAGCTCGGTGCGGCCGCCGAAGAGCTCGCTGCGCATTCGGTCCCACTGCCCCGCGGCGGTGGCAAAGAACTCCTCCGACCGCGCCCGCCGCTCCGCCAGCACCCCGCGCAGCCGCTCGGCGTCGCGCAGCGCCGCCGGCGCGGACTCCACCTGGTCCCGCACCAGCTGCCACAGCTTGCGCGCCGCCGGCTCGAGGTCGGTGACCGGCATCCGGTACAGTCGGCTCGCGCCGTCGGCCCGGGAAAGGACCCACCCATCGTCGGCCAGCACCTTGAGGTGCCGGCTCACCGTGCTCTGCGGCAGCTGTAGCGCCTCGCAGAGCTCCGACACCGTCAGCTCGTGCCGCTCCAGGACGAGGAGCAGCCGGTTGCGGGTAGTATCGGCCAAGGCCTGCAGCCGGGTGACGATGGTGGCGCCCACGGAGCTCCTTGAAGCATCCTGTTATCCGGATAATCAAATGTCTCGGCGGTCCCTTGTCAACGTCCGACCCCCCACGGGAGCCCGGGCGGAATCCGCCAGGGTCTTGATTTAGTGTTGCTAAGACACTATTATGGTGTCCCATAAACACTAATTCGGAGGAGACCATGCTCGGGTACCTCAAGGCCGCTCCCACCACCTATGTACTCCACTACAGCGGGGGCCGGCTCCGCCGGGAAGGGCCCGGGCTGGCCTTCGCGTACCTCCTCCCCACCTCCACCATCGTCTCGGTGCCGCTCGCCAGCGCCGACCTGCCCTTCGCCTTCGCGGAGGTCACGGCGGACTTCCAGCAGGTCACCGTCCAGGGCCGGCTCACCTACCGGGTGGCGCGGCCCACGCAGCTGGCCGGGTTGCTGGACTACTCCATCCACCCCAACGGCGCCTACCGGAGCGACGATCCCGAGAAGCTCGGTGAACGGCTGGTGCAGGCGGCCCAGACCTTTGCCCGGGAGCAGCTGGAGGGCGCCTCCCTCCGGGAGGCGCTCGGGGCGGTGGACCGGCTGGGCACCCACGTGCTGGCCGGGCTCCGGACCGCCGACATCGTGGCCAGCCTGGGCGTCGAGATCCTCGACCTGGCCGTGACCTCCATCCGGCCCACGCCGGAGATGGCGCGGGCCCTCGAGGCGGAGGCGCGCGAGGCGCTGCAGCGGGAATCCGACCTCGCCATCTACACCCGCCGCAACGCGGCCGTGGAGCAGGAGCGGCTCATCAAGGAGAACGAGCTGAGCACCGAGAACGCCGTGGTCGAGAAGCAGCGGCAGATCCGCGAGACCCGCATGGCCGCCGACGTGGCGCTGGAGCAGCAGCGGGCCGAACTGATCGAACGCCGCGCCGCGAACGAGCGGAAGGACGCCGACACCAGGGCCTACGCCCTGACCGCCACGC
Proteins encoded in this region:
- a CDS encoding beta-mannanase, coding for MRHLLLLCACVVACDSTRETPPLPPADSFPAPAAGARYHGVFPGDTSGLENTITPARLAEYEGAAGLPAAWVYFSHEWGEGRAFPGAEVAWIAGQGKVPYIRLMLRSSTEQDLAEPLFTPDRIIAGDFDADLRRWARAARTAGTPILAEYGTEMNGEWFGWNGKWFGGGTLTGYGDPTAPDGPERFRDAYRHIIDLAREEGARNVGWVFHVNDGDYPAAAWNRFEAYYPGDAYVTWLAVSVYGAQTPQDGEWPRFRDGMDATYARLVALAPAKPVIVAEFGVTRDNPLGSQAAWADSALADLLGGRWPAVIGFSWWNEGWPNDDDPAHDTNMRVQDNAPLAAVFTARLTAAPALKGQYP
- a CDS encoding S9 family peptidase, yielding MLRRLLPVLLVLAPLPLAAQAPDSSTITLERVFESPFFSGQFAPPTRWTPDGEAYFSSDRRPGTKGPDLVRVNPETGEKTVLVRSEQLVPAGDSVPLRAASYRFSDDGRKVLLFTNTARVWRLNTRGDYWVLDLDSGQLRKLGGEAAKPQTLMFAKFAPQGDRVAYVRENNLYVERVSDGRIIPLTRDGSRTLINGTFDWVYEEEFSARDGFRWSPDGQAIAYWQLDASGVRDFLLLNTTDSLYSFTVPVQYPKAGSTNSAVRIGVVPAAGGPTRWIQVPGSPRDIYVARMEWAGTSDEIAFQHLNRLQNTLTVFLADRKTGRSRPVFTDRDSAWVDVVDDWDWLDGGARFVWISERDGWRHAWTISRDGTRQTLLTPGAFDIADVVQVDVKGGWIYYTASPENPTQRYLYRSPLDGRGTQERLSPMGQFGTHGYNLAPGAKYAIHTFSNIDTPPRTELVRLPGHALIRTLADNAELRHRMGLLRRGPARFTRVDAGNGVWLDALVMYPADFDSTKQYPVLFMVYGEPAAQTAVDRWNAMDPWHLMLTQMGYAVITMDNRGTPSLRGRDWRKAIYRKIGVYASEDQAGAARAIGRWPWVDSTRLGVWGWSGGGSMTLNLLFRFPEVYRTGMSVAPVPDVHLYDTIYQERYMGLPGPNAEDYRLSSPVTFADRLRGNLLVVHGTGDDNVHYQGTERLINALVAANKQFKLLSYPNRTHGIFEGEGTTLHLFSRLTEYLVKYLPAGGR
- a CDS encoding DUF2442 domain-containing protein, with product MLMVSVGPVWQDGARRRPRLRAVLVGPEWIVLELRDGRRLRVPTAWSAPLADASVGERAEWRRFGAGTGVVWPALGEVLVLRLVAGARRRPPAAGDGPPPPLRLAMA
- a CDS encoding metalloregulator ArsR/SmtB family transcription factor produces the protein MGATIVTRLQALADTTRNRLLLVLERHELTVSELCEALQLPQSTVSRHLKVLADDGWVLSRADGASRLYRMPVTDLEPAARKLWQLVRDQVESAPAALRDAERLRGVLAERRARSEEFFATAAGQWDRMRSELFGGRTELLPLLGLLDPASVVADLGCGTGHLTQAVAPFVRQVIAVDGSAAMLRAARARLGELPNVEIRRGDLETLPIADGTADVACMVMVLPYLAEPALALREAARALRSGGRLLLTDLMPHERAEYRQTLGHLWQGVGEGQLAEWLAQAGLTLRCYRPVPLDPGARGPMVFTAVGSKA
- a CDS encoding SPFH domain-containing protein; the encoded protein is MLGYLKAAPTTYVLHYSGGRLRREGPGLAFAYLLPTSTIVSVPLASADLPFAFAEVTADFQQVTVQGRLTYRVARPTQLAGLLDYSIHPNGAYRSDDPEKLGERLVQAAQTFAREQLEGASLREALGAVDRLGTHVLAGLRTADIVASLGVEILDLAVTSIRPTPEMARALEAEAREALQRESDLAIYTRRNAAVEQERLIKENELSTENAVVEKQRQIRETRMAADVALEQQRAELIERRAANERKDADTRAYALTATLEPLRQTDWRTLMAVNASSGDPRAMLALAFRELAENAGKIGQLNVTPDLLSSLLGPERK